In Sphingobacterium sp. R2, the genomic stretch CCATTGGTGGTGTGTTGACAATTTTATTTGCGTTGAAAACCCCCTGTGGATCAAAGATAAATTTTACTTCTTCAAGTAATTTGTAGACTTTATCGCCGAGCACTTTGCCGATAAACTCTCCGCGAAGACGACCATCACCATGTTCACCACTCAATGAGCCATTATATTTCAAGACTAAATCACTGGTTTTTTCAAGGATAGAACGAAAAGTACGCTTCCCTGCTGCTGTTTTCAAATTTACAAATGGCTCAATATGCAATTCGCCAGCGCCAGCGTGTGCGTAGTAAGACGCATGCACGCCCTCTTCCACCAAAAGTTTTTGAATATCATTCACATAAGCAGGGAGATCTTCAGGCGATACCGCACAATCCTCAATCAAATTTACGGGCTGACTATCCCCCGGTAAATTACGAATGAGCCCCAGTCCCGCTTTGCGTACATCCCAAACTAAATTCGTTTGGTCCATACCCGTAATATAGGGATAAGCATAACCTAGTCCACGCGAAACGAGATCGGCTTTCAATGCCATCGCTTTCGCTGCTGTTTCGGCCGCTGTATGCCCCCTAAACTCTACAATCAATAGCGCCTGCGGATCGCCTTCTATAAAAAAGCGATTAAACTTGTACGTTGGATGTCCAACCGTAAAGTCCATAATGTATTTATCCACTAATTCGGAAGCTTCTGGCTTGTGCGCTAAAGCCACAACATTACCATGCATACATTCTACCATATCGGCAAAATGAACACAGAGCAAACCTAGTTCAGGAGGAGGCAAGGGCATCAACTTGAGTTTAGCCTCTGTAACAACAGCCAGTGTACCTTCAGAACCTGCCAATAAATTACACATATTAAAAGGACCCGAACGATCACATAAAATATCCAGCGCGTAACCTGTATTTCTTCTTGTGATCGATCGCTTCGGATAGCCGGTTTCAATTGCGCTTAAATGCTGAGGATTGGTTAACAATGAATTCATATGACGATAAATATCCCCCTCGCGCCCAGTCAATAATAATTTTTTAAAAAAGCCCGCTTCATCTAAGCTTTCAAATGCCACTTCCGAGCAATCATCCAAGATTACATTTGCTGAAATCAAATTGTTCCGTGTATCGCCCCAGACGATCGAATGCAGGCCTGAAGAATTATTACCAATCATTCCGCCTATCATGGCTCGGCTTGCCGTTGAAGTTTCAGGGCCAAACATCAGCCCAAAAGGCTTAAGATAGTTGTTTAAGTCATCACGAATTACCCCCGGTTGAACGCGAACCCATTGCTCTTCAACATTAAGCTCAATAATATGGTTAAAATGACGAGAAATATCCATAATAATACCATGGCCAACTACTTGGCCTGCCAAGGAAGTGCCAGCAGTACGTGGTATGATTGTAACCCTATTCTGTCGAGCAAAATCAATTAATTCTTTAATATCACCAATATCGGCGGGTATCGCTACGGCCAACGGTTTTTCCTGATAGACAGACGCATCGGTTGAATAGGCCAGCAACATCGTTTGGTCCTTAGTTTCATGGGTATAATAGAGCTCCCCTTTGAGTTGTGAAGCTAATGAGGCTAATTGATTCTGATCTTTCACTTAATCTGCATTTAATGTACAAACAAATCTAGTCAAATTTATGCATTGGTAAAAAAAAGAATGCAAGAAATACCCAAATCAAAATTAAAAAACGCATAAAAACGCAAGCAGTAACGTTTATCATAAGTGATGATTTTATTTCGTTCATTCAAACAATGCTTGTATTTTTGTTGCAGTACATCATTTAAATTAACGTTTGATATTCTTATATGCGTAATCTATTCCTCCGCTATACGCTCCATTCCGATTTTATTATATATACCATTCGCGTACTAATTGGCTTTCTTATTGGTTATCCATTATTTGTATCCTTTCCCCAATATTCTGTCTCTTGGACCCTTATCTCGATTATACTGGTGATTTCTCCACAAGAGAATGAATCAAAGAAGATAGCGATCGATCGGGCTAAGTCCAATTTCATAGGATCCGCCATTGGACTCAGCTTATATTTTGTTCCTATCCAGCAACTTTACGCAATGGTAATCGGCATCCTTGCTTCGTTGATTACGTGTAAATTACTCAATATTATAGCTGTAGCAAGGACATCGATGGTTGCGCTAATTATAGTCTATCTGCATGAACAGGAAAGCCGTTCCTATTTCGCTGCCTTAGATCGTTTCGGTTGTGTCTGTTTAGGTTGTCTAATCGGACTGAGTGTCATACTTTCAACAAGGAATATGATTATGAAATTAAGAAAGCGATACGTTTTTTGATCACGAACTCTGACCGTTAAAAGACAATATATTTATTTTTAACGCATTAACGTATCCTATCAACTTAAATTGTTACTATATCCGAATAATATTCACGAAGAATACTTAATAAGCAGAATTATATTCACAAATTATTATAATGCTTTGAATTATATACTTTATTCCGTACCTTTGCGGTCGAAATGACAAAAGTAGAATATAATTTAGATCAGGTTGACTACAAAATCTTGCGTTTAATGCAGGACAATGGACGTATCAACAACGCGGATATCGCTAGAGAGCTGGGTATGGCACCTTCTGCGATTCTAGAACGCGTAAAAAAGCTGGAGCAAAAAGACGTAATTTTAAAATACAGTGCAAAGATCAATCCTGCAGCGGTCGATCAAAAACTTTTGTCATTTATTTTCATAAAAGCCAATGATATCATTGGTGAACAAACAGTTGGGTTGGCACTTGCCAAAATTCCTGAAGTACAGGAAGTACATGACATTGCGGGTGATGATGGTTACCTGATTAAAGTAAGAACTGCAGATTCGACCGGATTAGTTGATCTGATGCGAAATACTTTAGGTAAAGTGGAAGGGATTATCTCTACTCGCACTACAATTGTACTTCAAACGGTTAAGGAAGATCAACAGGTGGTGATACCTGAGTAATAGAAAGGAAGTTTAATCATGTTGCAAGGACAAAAAAAGGCTGCTAACCCGTTAATGGTTGTTATCGCCTATATCATTATTTATGTTGTATGGGGATCCACCTTTTTCTTTATAGAAAAGGCACTACATAGTTTTCCACCATTTATTTTAGGTTCGTTTCGATTTGTTACAGCCAGCGCGATTCTAATGACATATTGCGCAATAAAAGGTTATAAATTGTTTAATAAACGATCCGTTCAGGAAGCAGCAATTGTAGGATTTCTATTGCTTTTTGTCGATATGGCTGGGGTGATCTGGGCCGAACAATATGTTTCAGGTGGTGTTGCCGCCATTATTGCAGCAGCAGCAGCGATCTGGTTTATTTTATTGGATAAACCCAAATGGAGAGAAAATTTCAGCAGTATTAGCACGGTTTTGGGTGTTGCGTTAGGCTTCTGTGGAGTGGTGATGTTATTCGCTGAACAGATTATGTCGACCAATGATAATACCGATGGAACACTTAAGGTGATCGCCCTATCTATTTTAGTATTGGGTTCTATCGCTTGGACCGTGGGGTCTCTAATTTCCAAATATTTCAAAAAAACTGAGAAACAAGAGAAAGAGGATTTACATGTCATGGTGAAGACCGCTTGGCAAATGGTTACTGCAGGTATACTTTTTAATATCACCGCCCTTTTCACCGGTGAGTATACAACCTTTTCGCTAAGTAGCGTGGCGCCGGTGGACTGGTTCAACTTGGCCTACCTAATTACTTTTGGCTCAATCCTCGCTTTTAGCTCCTATATTTGGTTACTACAAGTGCGCCCCGCAATGGAAGTTAGTACGTATGCCTATGTGAACCCAATCATTGCACTTATTTTAAGTCATTTTTTCACTTCGCATGTAGTGACCTCATTGCAGATTTTCGGACTAGCTGTGATATTATTTTCAGTCCTGTTAATGAACTGGAAAGCGTATCGAGCCAAACTGTCCGCGCGTAGCAAGAGTAGAAAAGTTCTTCAACTAGAGAATAAGTTGGACACCAACCCTATCACTGAGTCGGAATTAGTACACTAGGTTGTTATTTTTCTAATTATATGAACAAAGCTTAACATACGAAGTTAAGCTTTTGTTGTTTTTAAAAATTAGCTAACATTGGATAAGATTTGTTCATATATAATTGGCTAACTTTGTTCAATATTTGGTTAAACGAAAAAAGAATGAAGATATCAAAGCAAATTGCCTTTATTGGTAGCCTTGGAGTCGGTTCACTTTTGATGGTTGCCAGTTGCAGCAAGCAGCTCCATCCAACGCAGAAAGATTTCCAACAATATCATATCAATAGCGATATGCAAGCTGATCCTACAGTCGTATCAATCTATGAGCCCTTCAAATATAAAATGGAAGCTGAGATGAATCGAGTGATTGGACATGCGGACAAAGCGCTGACAAAAGAGAAAACGGCAGAAACATTAATGGGCAATTTTTTTTGTGAAGCCTTGTTGTGGATGAGTGAACACAATGCCCATAACCCTGCGGATTTCGCGTTTGCTACTAAGGGTGGAATCCGAAATGATCTGAAAGCAGGCGATATTACCGTTGGAAATATCTTCGAGGTGATGCCTTTCGAAAACACTTTAACAATTCTCGAGCTCAAGGGAAGTCAAATTCGTCAACTTGCAGACTTTATCGCCTCAACACATGGACAACCGATCGCTGGGATGACGTTGACCATTACAGGCAACAAAGCCCAAGACATTAAAATCAAAGGTATAGCAATTGAAGACAATAAGTTGTATAAATTGGTAACCTATGATTATCTCGCTAATGGTGGCGATAACCTGACACTGTTGACACAATCTGTATCGCGGGCAAATTATCCGCAGCGGATGCGAGAAGGACTGATTGAATATGTGAGTGAATTAACGAAAGAAGGCAAAAAAGTAAATGCAGAATTAGATGGAAGAATTAAAATCAATTAACCGAAGATCATTTATCAAGCAAGTTGGTGGGTTTTCTGCTGCAGTTGCATTAGGGTCACTTCCTTTTCAAGCTAACGCTAAGCGTAAAAAAGTAAAACTTACAATCTTACATACCAACGATGTGCATAGCCGCATTGAACCTTTTCCTATGGATGGTGGCAAATACCAGGGTTTAGGTGGTGTTGCCCGTCGAAGCACATTGATCAATAAGATCCGCCAAGAGGAGGAACATCTTCTGTTATTAGATGCAGGCGATATGTTTCAAGGTACACCCTATTTTAATCTATTTGGAGGGAAGCTGGAGCTGGATCTTATGACGAAATTGGGG encodes the following:
- a CDS encoding FAD-binding and (Fe-S)-binding domain-containing protein; its protein translation is MKDQNQLASLASQLKGELYYTHETKDQTMLLAYSTDASVYQEKPLAVAIPADIGDIKELIDFARQNRVTIIPRTAGTSLAGQVVGHGIIMDISRHFNHIIELNVEEQWVRVQPGVIRDDLNNYLKPFGLMFGPETSTASRAMIGGMIGNNSSGLHSIVWGDTRNNLISANVILDDCSEVAFESLDEAGFFKKLLLTGREGDIYRHMNSLLTNPQHLSAIETGYPKRSITRRNTGYALDILCDRSGPFNMCNLLAGSEGTLAVVTEAKLKLMPLPPPELGLLCVHFADMVECMHGNVVALAHKPEASELVDKYIMDFTVGHPTYKFNRFFIEGDPQALLIVEFRGHTAAETAAKAMALKADLVSRGLGYAYPYITGMDQTNLVWDVRKAGLGLIRNLPGDSQPVNLIEDCAVSPEDLPAYVNDIQKLLVEEGVHASYYAHAGAGELHIEPFVNLKTAAGKRTFRSILEKTSDLVLKYNGSLSGEHGDGRLRGEFIGKVLGDKVYKLLEEVKFIFDPQGVFNANKIVNTPPMDSHLRYDNDSNRTEIKTYFDFSKDESILRLAEKCSGSGDCRKTEITGGTMCPSFMATRDEKDTTRARANMLRQFLTNSTKKNRFDHEEIKEVMDLCLSCKGCKTECPSSVDVAKMKAEFLQHYYDEHGAGFRTMLIANFTYSQKLGSWVAPLYNFVVKNDFLSGLVKKIVGFAPKRSLPTVNGTTLSQWVKTQGPVKDAKRKVYLFSDEFTEYNDAEIGITAYKLLIALGYEVIIPKHVQSGRTYLSKGFVKEAKNIANKNIHFLKELITDETPLLGVEPSGIITFRDEYLSLVDDDIRIEAQNIAKNALMIDEFLLTEMKAGRIRQEQFTTAARKIKLHGHCYQKAFHLVTVTEQVLSFPTNFSVETIPSGCCGMAGSFGYEAEHYDVSMKVAELVLLPAVRKTEADTLIAAAGTSCRHQIKDGVGRKSYHPVEILYDALLK
- a CDS encoding Lrp/AsnC family transcriptional regulator gives rise to the protein MTKVEYNLDQVDYKILRLMQDNGRINNADIARELGMAPSAILERVKKLEQKDVILKYSAKINPAAVDQKLLSFIFIKANDIIGEQTVGLALAKIPEVQEVHDIAGDDGYLIKVRTADSTGLVDLMRNTLGKVEGIISTRTTIVLQTVKEDQQVVIPE
- a CDS encoding 5'-nucleotidase C-terminal domain-containing protein produces the protein MKISKQIAFIGSLGVGSLLMVASCSKQLHPTQKDFQQYHINSDMQADPTVVSIYEPFKYKMEAEMNRVIGHADKALTKEKTAETLMGNFFCEALLWMSEHNAHNPADFAFATKGGIRNDLKAGDITVGNIFEVMPFENTLTILELKGSQIRQLADFIASTHGQPIAGMTLTITGNKAQDIKIKGIAIEDNKLYKLVTYDYLANGGDNLTLLTQSVSRANYPQRMREGLIEYVSELTKEGKKVNAELDGRIKIN
- a CDS encoding FUSC family protein translates to MRNLFLRYTLHSDFIIYTIRVLIGFLIGYPLFVSFPQYSVSWTLISIILVISPQENESKKIAIDRAKSNFIGSAIGLSLYFVPIQQLYAMVIGILASLITCKLLNIIAVARTSMVALIIVYLHEQESRSYFAALDRFGCVCLGCLIGLSVILSTRNMIMKLRKRYVF
- a CDS encoding EamA family transporter gives rise to the protein MLQGQKKAANPLMVVIAYIIIYVVWGSTFFFIEKALHSFPPFILGSFRFVTASAILMTYCAIKGYKLFNKRSVQEAAIVGFLLLFVDMAGVIWAEQYVSGGVAAIIAAAAAIWFILLDKPKWRENFSSISTVLGVALGFCGVVMLFAEQIMSTNDNTDGTLKVIALSILVLGSIAWTVGSLISKYFKKTEKQEKEDLHVMVKTAWQMVTAGILFNITALFTGEYTTFSLSSVAPVDWFNLAYLITFGSILAFSSYIWLLQVRPAMEVSTYAYVNPIIALILSHFFTSHVVTSLQIFGLAVILFSVLLMNWKAYRAKLSARSKSRKVLQLENKLDTNPITESELVH